A genomic region of Acipenser ruthenus chromosome 9, fAciRut3.2 maternal haplotype, whole genome shotgun sequence contains the following coding sequences:
- the LOC117405679 gene encoding protein SON-like isoform X1 — MATNIEQIFRDFVMNKIKEIQDEEQHTGVESDAQPNGGVIPDLDKKDASDEASGIEGNQEELTQTTESVQSGTVEAQESSQPDTEANVIAESSQAGEESGSKEGSETPRKKNKKHKRHKSKKKKKKRKEEKRSRSRSGSSSESGVESDSELRSRSSVKSAEVIPTVKESGASEEAPIAHRAQKEGEIEQKMEQDSSGTVEEQGNTKPAGEESGGETHRSKAKKQKKHANKKKKKKKKKEQKEEKRSPSRSRSVSTSGSGTDSESELKRFPLDSMLNSTDSQMDRPVAAVDKVVDTCKSLEPRPEKDLSPPTGVLSDTSVSEMQLQADITEVSTSKQNGCSAGEIIIAPIHADILDSTKGKDSEEFVVKPEEKQIELVKETETKKVMSNLSARESLSRSRSHSRSKKRSSRQTPSKKSRSRSRSRQRALGKFSSRRGRSSSRRRSRSTSKKKRSHSSPKCKKRHSRSRSVKRRSRSRSRLKLSRKSRSVSLKRSKRSKSRSRTRNRRSRSRSAKRKRSKSRSQSRNKRSRSKSRRSRSPRRRKRSRSRSQHRTRRSKSRSHSRTRQSKSRSITRNRHSRSRSPRRINRSRSRCIVRNRRLKSRSPRRNRRSKSKSPWRSRRSKSRSLKRSKRSKSRSPRRNRRSKSRSPRRNRRSKSTSPRRNRRSKSTSPKRNRRAKSRSPRRNRRSKSRSPARRRRSKSLRRNRSKSKSPKQKRHSKSKSPKRNKHSKSKSPTRNKLSKSRSPSKDERSKSRSPSKDERSKSRSPSKDERSKSRSPSKDERSKSRSPTKDERSKSRSPTKDERSKSRSPSKDERSKSRSPSKDERSKSRSPTKDERSKSRSPTKDERSKSRSPTKDERSKSRSPSKDERSKSRSPSKDERSKSRSPSKDERSKSRSPSKDERSKSRSPSKDERSKSRSPSKDERSKSRSPSKDERSKSRSPSKDERSKSRSPARSRLSGSKSPTKEFTKSKSGSPAKDQCSKSITPLKAGTSTSPKPERTLGSVSPTTDISTGPLCVMMEEDSMPQSFVADRLSKSGSPIKVDCSELELPVTNSLSLVNRKCIEDSSPIKDTKSNIMTGPTWAASSHMTANCLTTESTTVDEHPVRSASPSVDSSYKTNSLLREKSPPSVSSEISESGSPKPQQRSRSQSPMTEKDLTPKSPPSIDRPLTSQLTLTFDLKPEFPMSDKCFKFESSQSDSNSQSKSPATQSHSVNVESSKSRSPASDRCSKSESPTREDTSVSTPADRQSESKPPVADVFTGSSTPCIDQPQNACPPAAEMPSESLSPTRDTCSQSLSPAVEDCPTSVPETDGCPKSPITEKHSKSPGLEQSSKCKSPAECACTKPEVPTKMNRSKSRSPLTNTKSSTRNKSSKSRSPSVKKHSEPSKQKKRSKSGSPTKKSKSLSRRKRSRSPVRKKRSKSRSSSQKKRSKSRSPIKQKRSKSRSPARKKRSKSRSPTRRRSKSRSPTRRKRSRSATRKKRSKSRSPKRKRSKSRSPVRKKRSKSRSRGRNRRSKSRSPARRKRSRSKSPAKKRSRSRSATRARRSRSKHRSRTRSVSRPRRKSRSVSRGRRSRSAERRRRARYRSRSIERWRRSRSFNRRRVSRSPVLLLRRRRSISRTRRSPSKTPPRLTELDKAQLLEIAKANAAAMCAKAGVPIPQSLKPTVILQLPLPLPIPPPVEEKKKMVQKVTNSTILELTEKCKQIAESKEDENEVLNKPHVSDDEEEDQPFGGQGARLGELKGISFSLSNPSVKPAARTEVALTKDFPVSSGSQHRKKEGDGAYGEWVLVDKGAEKESKDDVFTDTPVQPVDITLAMNERAVAQKKLAENPFDVNAICMLSRAQEQVDAWAQSSNLPGRFTGSTGAQVLSAEELSSSGPQAWIRKDQFLRAAPVAGGVGEFLMRKMGWREGEGLGKYREGNTEPILIDFKTDRKGLVAEGEKTQKSGNLTVMQDLLGKHPISALMEICNKRKWSPPEFVLVHDNGPDHRKNFLFKVMLNGSEYQPSKASPTKKIARAMAATVALQAMGELSKEGMGNGPTFTSASS; from the exons ATGGCGACCAACATCGAGCAGATTTTCCGTGATTTCGTAATGAATAAAATCAAAGAAATTCAAGACGAAGAGCAACACACCGG TGTGGAGAGCGATGCCCAGCCAAATGGAGGTGTGATCCCTGATTTGGATAAGAAAGATGCCAGCGATGAGGCTTCAGGCATCGAAGGAAACCAGGAAGAGCTGACTCAGACAACAGAGAGCGTTCAATCTGGAACTGTTGAGGCACAAGAGAGCTCTCAGCCTG ATACAGAAGCCAATGTGATTGCAGAGAGCTCGCAGGCTGGAGAAGAGAGTGGCAGCAAAGAAGGGAGCGAGACCCCCAGGAAGAAGAACAAGAAGCACAAGAGACACAAGagcaagaagaaaaagaagaaacgGAAGGAGGAGAAGAGGTCCCGCTCCCGGTCGGGTAGCAGCTCGGAGTCTGGAGTGGAGTCTGACTCGGAACTGCGGTCACGCTCCAG TGTGAAGAGTGCAGAGGTGATTCCTACTGTGAAGGAGTCTGGGGCCAGCGAAGAGGCTCCCATCGCACACAGGGCACAGAAGGAGGGAGAGATTGAACAGAAAATGGAACAGGACTCATCTGGGACTGTAGAGGAacaagggaacacaaagccag CTGGAGAAGAGAGTGGTGGTGAAACACACAGGAGCAAAGCCAAGAAGCAAAAAAAGCAtgcaaacaagaaaaagaaaaagaagaaaaaaaaggagcaGAAAGAAGAGAAGAGATCACCATCTCGCTCCAGATCGGTGAGCACTTCAGGATCTGGGACAGATTCTGAATCTGAATTAAAAAGGTTTCCGTTGGATTCTATGTTAAACTCCACAGACAGCCAGATGGACAGGCCTGTTGCTGCAGTTGATAAAGTGGTTGACACTTGTAAGTCGCTGGAGCCAAGGCCTGAGAAGGATTTAAGTCCTCCAACAGGGGTGCTATCTGACACTAGTGTCAGTGAAATGCAACTTCAAGCAGACATTACAGAAGTTTCCACCTCAAAACAAAATGGTTGTTCAGCAGGAGAGATTATCATTGCCCCTATTCATGCAGATATTTTAGACTCTACTAAAGGTAAGGACTCTGAAGAATTTGTTGTGAAACCTGAGGAAAAGCAAATTGAACTTGTTAAAGAGACTGAAACAAAGAAAGTTATGAGTAACCTGTCGGCAAGAGAGAGTCTTTCAAGGTCTCGATCCCATTCAAGATCCAAGAAACGCAGCTCTAGACAGACCCCATCTAAGAAGAGTCGCAGCCGGTCAAGGAGCCGGCAACGTGCTTTAGGAAAGTTTAGCTCAAGAAGGGGTCGTTCCTCATCAAGGAGGCGATCAAGGTCGACTTCCAAAAAGAAGCGAAGTCATTCTTCACCCAAGTGTAAAAAAAGGCATTCCAGATCAAGATCAGTCAAGCGTAGGTCGAGGTCCCGGTCTCGCCTAAAGTTAAGCCGTAAGTCGAGATCAGTATCCCTTAAAAGATCTAAGCGCTCAAAATCTAGATCTCGCACAAGAAACAGAAGGTCTAGATCTAGATCAGCCAAGCGTAAGCGTTCAAAATCTCGATCCCAATCACGAAACAAACGCTCACGGTCAAAATCAAGAAGGTCTAGGTCACCAAGACGAAGAAAGCGATCACGTTCTAGATCCCAGCATAGAACCAGACGGTCAAAATCTAGATCCCACTCAAGAACCAGACAGTCTAAATCTAGGTCCATCACAAGGAACAGGCATTCAAGGTCTAGATCACCCAGGCGAATCAACCGATCCCGTTCCAGATGCATAGTAAGAAACAGGCGTTTGAAATCTAGGTCACCCAGGAGAAACAGGCGGTCTAAATCTAAGTCACCTTGGCGAAGCAGGCGCTCAAAATCTAGATCCCTCAAGAGGAGTAAGCGGTCAAAATCTAGGTCCCCCAGGAGAAACAGGCGGTCAAAATCTAGGTCCCCCAGGAGAAACAGACGCTCAAAATCTACATCCCCCAGGAGAAACAGACGCTCAAAATCTACATCCCCCAAGAGAAACAGGCGCGCAAAATCTAGATCCCCCAGGAGAAACAGGCGCTCAAAATCTAGATCTCCAGCAAGACGCAGGAGGTCTAAATCTCTTAGGAGGAATAGATCTAAATCTaaatcacccaaacaaaaaaGACACTCAAAATCTAAGTCTCCCAAAAGaaacaagcattcaaaatccaagTCTCCGACAAGAAACAAACTCTCCAAGTCTAGATCGCCCTCAAAGGACGAGCGGTCCAAGTCTAGATCGCCTTCAAAGGACGAGCGGTCCAAGTCTAGATCGCCCTCAAAGGACGAGCGGTCCAAGTCTAGATCGCCCTCAAAGGACGAGCGGTCCAAGTCTAGATCGCCCACAAAGGACGAGCGGTCCAAGTCTAGATCGCCCACAAAGGACGAGCGATCCAAATCTAGATCGCCCTCAAAGGACGAGCGGTCCAAGTCTAGATCGCCCTCAAAGGACGAGCGGTCCAAGTCTAGATCGCCCACAAAGGACGAGCGGTCCAAGTCTAGATCGCCCACAAAGGACGAGCGGTCCAAGTCTAGATCGCCCACAAAGGACGAGCGATCCAAATCTAGATCGCCCTCAAAGGACGAGCGGTCCAAGTCTAGATCGCCCTCAAAGGACGAGCGGTCCAAGTCTAGATCGCCCTCAAAGGACGAGCGGTCCAAGTCTAGATCGCCCTCAAAGGACGAGCGGTCCAAATCTAGATCGCCCTCAAAGGACGAGCGGTCCAAGTCTAGATCGCCCTCAAAGGACGAGCGGTCCAAGTCTAGATCGCCCTCAAAGGACGAGCGGTCCAAGTCTAGATCGCCCTCAAAGGACGAGCGGTCCAAGTCTAGATCGCCAGCAAGAAGCAGGCTCTCAGGAAGTAAATCACCAACCAAAGAGTTCACAAAGTCTAAATCTGGATCCCCTGCCAAAGACCAGTGCTCCAAATCTATAACCCCATTAAAAGCGGGAACATCTACTTCCCCCAAACCAGAAAGGACATTAGGATCAGTGTCTCCAACAACAGATATATCTACAGGACCTCTCTGTGTAATGATGGAAGAAGATTCAATGCCACAATCTTTTGTGGCAGACAGACTTTCAAAGTCTGGATCTCCCATTAAAGTTGATTGCTCAGAATTAGAATTGCCAGTGACCAATTCACTGTCTCTTGTGAACAGAAAATGCATAGAAGATTCTTCACCGATTAAAGACACAAAGTCTAATATTATGACAGGCCCTACTTGGGCAGCATCATCCCATATGACAGCAAACTGTTTAACAACTGAAAGCACTACAGTAGATGAGCATCCAGTAAGATCGGCATCTCCCTCAGTAGATAGTAGTTACAAAACCAATTCTTTGTTGAGAGAAAAGTCCCCACCATCTGTGTCCTCAGAGATTTCTGAAAGTGGGTCTCCAAAACCACAGCAGCGCTCAAGATCACAATCCCCAATGACAGAAAAGGACTTAACTCCTAAATCGCCTCCATCTATAGACAGACCTTTAACATCCCAGTTGACTCTCACTTTTGACCTGAAACCTGAATTTCCCATGTCAGACAAGTGCTTTAAATTTGAATCTTCCCAGTCAGACAGTAACTCACAATCCAAATCTCCTGCAACACAGAGTCATTCAGTAAATGTTGAGTCCTCTAAATCTAGGTCCCCTGCATCAGATCGGTGTTCAAAATCTGAATCCCCTACAAGGGAAGATACTTCAGTATCAACTCCTGCTGACAGACAATCTGAGTCTAAACCTCCAGTGGCGGATGTTTTTACAGGGTCTAGCACTCCCTGTATAGATCAACCTCAAAATGCTTGCCCCCCTGCAGCAGAGATGCCTTCAGAATCTTTATCCCCAACTCGAGACACTTGTTCACAATCTCTATCTCCGGCAGTGGAGGATTGTCCGACATCTGTGCCCGAGACAGACGGATGTCCAAAATCTCCCATTACAGAAAAGCATTCAAAATCCCCAGGGCTAGAACAGAGCTCAAAATGTAAATCTCCTGCAGAATGTGCATGTACTAAACCTGAAGTACCTACAAAAATGAATCGTTCAAAATCTCGGTCTCCTTTGACGAACACTAAATCCTCCACTAGAAACAAGAGTTCAAAATCTAGATCCCCCTCAGTAAAGAAACACTCAGAACCCTCCAAGCAGAAGAAGCGTTCCAAGTCTGGATCTCCTACTAAAAAGTCAAAATCTCTGTCAAGGAGGAAGAGATCTAGATCCCCGGTGAGAAAGAAGCGTTCCAAATCTAGATCTTCCAGTCAGAAGAAGAGGTCTAAATCGAGGTCTCCTATAAAACAAAAGCGATCCAAATCTAGATCGCCTGCAAGAAAGAAGAGATCAAAGTCTAGATCCCCTACAAGGAGACGATCAAAATCTAGATCCCCCACAAGAAGAAAGCGGTCTAGGTCCGCTACAAGAAAGAAGCGATCAAAATCTAGATCCCCTAAAAGGAAGCGATCAAAATCGAGATCGCCTGTTAGAAAGAAGCGGTCAAAATCCAGGTCCCGTGGAAGAAACAGACGTTCAAAATCGAGATCACCTGCAAGAAGAAAACGGTCAAGATCTAAATCCCCTGCAAAGAAGCGCTCAAGATCAAGATCAGCCACTCGAGCGAGGCGCTCAAGGTCCAAGCACAGATCAAGGACTCGCTCCGTCTCAAGACCCCGAAGGAAGTCGCGATCAGTGTCTCGAGGCAGGAGGTCTCGCTCTGCAGAAAGGAGGAGGAGAGCCAGGTACCGGAGTAGGTCCATTGAGCGCTGGAGGAGGTCCAGGTCCTTCAACAGGAGGAGGGTCTCCAGGTCTCCGGTGCTGCTGCTGAGGAGGAGAAGATCAATATCCAGGACCCGGAGGAGCCCCAGCAAGACCCCTCCACGCCTCACAGAGCTGG ATAAGGCCCAGCTGCTAGAGATAGCGAAAGCTAACGCTGCTGCCATGTGTGCCAAGGCTGGTGTGCCCATACCCCAGAGCCTGAAACCTACTGTCATACTGCAGCTGCCGCTACCACTGCCAATCCCCCCGCCTGTtgaggagaagaagaagatggTCCAGAAAGTGACCAACAGCACCATTCTGGAGCTCACAGAG AAGTGCAAGCAGATCGCAGAGAGCAAGGAGGATGAGAATGAGGTGTTGAACAAGCCGCACGTGTCtgatgatgaagaggaggatCAGCCCTTCGGAGGCCAGGGTGCCAGGCTGGGAGAGCTTAAGGGCATTTCCTTCAGTCTCAGT AACCCCTCAGTGAAGCCGGCTGCCAGGACGGAGGTGGCACTGACCAAGGATTTCCCAGTGTCTTCGGGCTCGCAGCACAGGAAGAAGGAGGGAGATGGTGCCTATGGGGAGTGGGTTCTTGTCGACAAGGGGGCCGAGAAGGAAAGCAAGGACGACGTCTTCACAGACACACCTGTGCAG CCTGTGGACATCACGCTGGCAATGAACGAGAGAGCCGTGGCACAGAAGAAGCTGGCAGAAAACCCCTTCGATGTCAACGCCATTTGTATGCTGAGTCGAGCACAGGAGCAG GTGGACGCGTGGGCCCAGTCCAGCAACCTGCCGGGCCGCTTCACAGGTAGCACCGGCGCCCAGGTCCTGTCTGCAGAAGAGCTCTCCTCCAGCGGACCCCAGGCCTGGATACGAAAG